The genome window GCCACCTCAAGCGCCAGGGATGGCGCGTGCAGCGGCGTGGAGCGACCGGCGGCTATTGGCACTGGCGCCTGTTCGGTCTTGGCAACGGCAACGGAAAACGGCCACAGAGCGGGTGAATGCCAAATCCGGCGCGTCGTTTCTACGACCGACTCGCGCGCGATTACCATCTCATTTATGCGGACTGGAATGCGGCTATCGAATCGCAGTCGCGCGCGATCGATCGGATCGTGCGCAGCGAGGTTGCAGCGCCGCCGCTGGCCCTGCTCGATTGCGCGTGCGGAATCGGTACCCAGGCGATCGGTCTTGCCCTCCGCGGGTACCGGCTTCACGCAACCGACCTGAGCAGACCCGCCCTGCAGCGGGCGCGCCGCGAAGCACGCTCGCGAGGAGC of Candidatus Binataceae bacterium contains these proteins:
- a CDS encoding class I SAM-dependent methyltransferase, which codes for MPNPARRFYDRLARDYHLIYADWNAAIESQSRAIDRIVRSEVAAPPLALLDCACGIGTQAIGLALRGYRLHATDLSRPALQRARREARSRGAQLTFAQADLRDLGRSVASTFDVVICCDNSLAHMMTARDLARAARSIRGRLKPSGLFIASIRDYDRILREHPTFTPQALCTATGDLRLAFQH